The Acomys russatus chromosome 18, mAcoRus1.1, whole genome shotgun sequence genome includes a region encoding these proteins:
- the Defb136 gene encoding defensin beta 136 — MHLHLSGFLFFLVILLPAGNCMVGNNGVDLRTCTEINGVCFFGCRPGWTWIAFCNNILSCCKKDTMFLPPQSKVI; from the exons ATGCACCTGCATCTTTCAGGTTTCCTGTTCTTCTTGGTGATCTTACTGCCTGCAG GCAACTGTATGGTTGGGAACAACGGTGTCGACCTTCGAACATGCACTGAAATCAACGGGGTTTGTTTCTTCGGCTGTAGGCCAGGATGGACATGGATTGCGTTCTGTAACAACATACTGTCCTGCTGTAAAAAGGATACAATGTTTTTACCTCCTCAGTCCAAAGTTATATGA